The Anaerobacillus sp. CMMVII genomic interval TATGTTAACATTTTATTAATCAAATCTAAATTTAAAGCGAGGATGATTATTATGATTACAGGTGTAGGTGTACCAGGCTTATTATTAATTTTATTTATTTTTGGAATAATTATCGGTGGTATTTGGTTATTCGTTCGCTTACTACAAAAAAGGTAATCGGTTCTTATTGTGTAAACGAGAGCTTAGTTTAGTTTCTACAATAAGGATTATGATGAAATGTTCTTGAGATTTATTTCTATTAACTCAAAAGGAGAGGATGTTGTGAAAAAAACTCTTTACTCATTTCTTTGTGGAATTATCTTTGGAGGGCTTATATCTTTTCTTACCCTCGATTGGGAAAATCGTATATTTAAAAATGAACATCATTACGGTGGAGAACCTAAAATGGTAACAGATATAGATATTTTATTCTTTTCTGATGTTTTATTAATAATAGTTGCAGTAACTTTCTTCATCTACTTAGCTTGGACATTCACTGAAAAAAGAACAAGAAATAATAATTTTAAAATTTAATTACGCAAAGTGATTGATAAATGGAAGTTATTGCTTGTTGTGCTAACTGATGCAATAGCACAATAAGCAAATTCTTCCGTAACAGTTAATTATGGTGGATAGTTTAGTAGTAAATTGAGATTTTAATGAATTTATAATTTGTTTTTTACATATGAAGGAGAGATTATATTGAGAAAAACGCTGTTTGCTGCAGTAACAATATTACTAATATTAATTGCAGGGTGTAGTCAAAATGTAGTAATAACGACCGAAGATAAGGTAACTCAACAGATTGAAAATTCTTTATCAATAATTTTAAGTGAACCTTCTCTATCATCTAATCCTCATGATTACATAGAAGCTCATCAAGAAGAATTTGAGTTTTTAGTAAAACAAGGCGATTTAACATTAAACTATTTCATAAATGATTTTAGCAAATCAAGTGAAAATGGGTTGAAAGAATACATTATGGCATTAATTTGTATAGAAATATTAGGAGACAAAAACACTTTTGAGGAATGGGCATCAGGAAGAGAGTGGTATGAGCACTATATAAAGAGTTAATTTTAATTTAAACAAGCGAAAGTATATGAAATACTACTGCTTGTTGCACTAACGATAAGCATTAGTGGAACAGGCTGTGACTGCTGTTGTGTCGCTAAAGAGCAGGTTAATTGAAAAAGAGATAATGATAAAAGGAGGTATAAATTATTGTTTAATGGGATAATTTTAGCAATTGTGGTAGTGTTGATTCCGATTCTTGCAATTGGAATATGGGGTTTTGTAGAAAATGGCTTTTATGCATTTTTAGTTACTTCTCTGGTTTTTAATATATATTAGTCATTCAAATTAATAGAGTAAAAAAGAAAAGAGTTAGATTTTTTATGGGAGTAAGTAAAAGCAAAAACAGTCTCTTCTTAAACAAACGGATGCGAATGTGGAACAAGGAGAGGAACTACTCTAAGCAGAATTAGTATCGCTTTGTTGAAGTAAACAAGCAGGATTGCATATGATTGCAGTCCTTTAATTTAATCCTTTTGTATTGGGAAATTGTGTTAAAATAGTTGCAGGTTCAAGAAGTTATTGTTATTAAGAAAGGGGAAATTTCAAGCCACGTCAATGTCACTGGCTGTTAATATGACAATTTTCGAGACTGCGGACAGTTTATATAAAGATTTCATCAATCTTTTTAACTGTTTTTGAATAAAAATTGCGTTTCAGAAAAAAATACCTATATTATTAATTAATATAGGTGTGATTTATGAGTGTAAATATTTCGTTTTCCGAAAGAAGTCAATTGTATAATGTTGAGCCTATTGGTATTGGAACAGCAAATGTTGAGTCATTAACTGGATATATATCACGTATATCAAACCTTCACTGTTTTAAAACTGGAGATTTAATTTCAAAGGTTATTACACCAATTGTACATAAGAATTATTTATCGAGTATTGCTGAAAGAGGCGGTGATGGATTCTATAAATCTGCTGCTGCAATAAATGGGACTTGCAATCTAGCTCAGGACTTTGTAAACGTTTTAGAGCGGCTAACCACTCGAGACGATTTAAGAGCAATAACGTTATTAAATATATCTCATTTAGTTCCTACCAGAGGGTTGCTTCGTAAAACTAAAGCATGGTGTCCAAGATGCTATCACCAGGACACCACTAATAATGAAGTAGTGTATGAGCGATTATTGTGGAATTTTCAAGCAGTAAGTGTTTGCGTCTATCATGATCAGAAATTATCGTTTCATTGTCCTTGTTGTGATAATACTATCCCTGTAATTACAAGAAATTCAAGAGCAGGTTTTTGTTCAAATTGTGAAACATGGTTAGGTGGAGATCAAGTGAAGGCTATTGAAGAAGAGTTAAGCATTGCTGCTAAACGTCCAGTTATATTAATTTCAGAAATCTTATCAACGCAGTTTTTTTGGTTTGATGTTGAGAAAAATAGATGCAATTCTATTTCATCATCGCTTTCTTACTACATAAAAAAATACTTTAACGATGATAAGTCAAAAGCTGCTAAGTATATAGGAGTACCTAAATCAACCTTTACTGGATGGTATAAAGGTGAGAGTTTACCGCAAATTAAATCGTTAGTTTTAATCTGCATGAAGCTAGGAGTGACTATTGTTGAGTTTTTACAAAGAAGTGAAGCACATATCAATACAACGAATATAGATATTAGTATGCCTGAAGGATCAGAAAAAGTGAGATACGACCATGTAAAGATAAAGGGAATTTTGGAAGGCATCATAGAGAATTGTACTCCAATCTCTGTAAAAAAAGTGGCTGAGCTTATTGGTTGTGATAGAAAATTATTATATGTAAAGTATAGAGAGGTATGTGAGGTAATTAAAAATAATTATATCGAGCATTTGCAAAAGAGAAAGAAAAACGAAATAAGGAGAAATTAGAACAAGTAAAAAAAGCGTTTAATTCACTAGTTGGTGAAGGTATATATCCGAGTAGACGGAAAATGGAAGAGATAATTGGAGAAAGAGTGTTAAATGAGAAGATATTAAAAATTAAATGGGAAGAATTAAAAGCAAAAATATCACACAACATCTAAATTAATATATAGCGGACAATTAAAAGTTTTTAAATATGGTATAATTATTATGAAAATTTTCAACTAAAAGTAATGGTAAATCGGGGTCTTAAACTATGATCTTTAAGAGTAATCTATATGAGTTTATTAGTAAAGCTATAAATTTTAAAAAAGCCTGTATTCTCCTCTGGAGGAATACAGGCTTTTTAAGTGTTCGTATAATTTTAATTTAACGAACACTTAAAAATACCGAAATATCAAAATATCTTGAAAGGTTGTTAAGTAATGATTTAGGATAATGAGTTTTATTAAAGCAAAAGAGTTTTTCTAAAAAATAAAAAATTGAAAACATGTTCGTAGACCGAAGCGTAGGATAGGAAATTTGATGTAAAAGTAAAGGTTTTTTGTAAGTATTAAAATGGTGTGCCTATTTAATATTGAGCAAGAAGCTATCCAAGTTGAGAAAGATGAATGTTTAAAAAGGGAATTATTACAAAAAATAATGGTTAATTTAAAAAACCGTAATGAAGTGGAGTGGAAAATGATGATTGCAGACATCGAATCTTTCTTTAGAAATAATAACTTGCCAGTAGAAACTCAGAACATGATTATCAGTATAAGAAATTCTGAACCGGCCAGAAGAGTAAGGAGTAATGGTAAAAACGTTACAGGTTTCTATCCTAGTAAGAAGATGGGAGTAACAATTCAGTTTGAAAGTCATAAGCTTGAATTGTGTGCTATATATGAAAAAGAGTTTGATGAAAAGGTTCTAGAATATTATGATCAGCCACAATCTTTTCCGATTAATTATATGGTAAATGGTAAAAAAAGAGGGCACCGTTACACTGCTGATTTTTTTGTTATTTCTACTGACTTTATAGGTTGGGAAGAGTGGAAGATGGAAAAGGATATGGAAAAATTAAGTGAAAAATATCCTGAGCGATACAATCTAGATGAAAATGGTAAGTGGAGGTGTCCGCCTGCTGAACAACACGCTAATCAGTTCGGGTTAGCTTTTCGAGTGAGAACCTCTAATGAGATTAATTGGACGCTTCAAAGAAATCTTCGCTTCCTAGAAGATTACCTCTACCAAGATAACCCATACGTTTTGTCCGATATAAAAGAACTAGTTTTGGGGTTGGTTGCAGAGAAACCAGAGTTAACTCTAGACAACTTACTTACAAAACATTCTGTTTTCACAGCTGATGATGTATATACACTTATAGCATTAGGTGATATTTATGTTGACCTGGAAACCTACCTGATTACTGACTTTGATAAATTCCCTCTTTTTATTAACAAAGAAATAGCTAATGCAGTTATAAATATAAAACAATCTAATGTCGATAATGACAAATCCGAACCGTTATTATTAAAGCTTAATATTGGAAATCAGTTAAATTGGAATGGTAGAAATTGGGCGATTATTAATGTAGGTGAAGAAACAGTAACTTTACTTAGTGAAACTGAAGATATTATCAATTTGAAGTATCCTACATTTAAAGATCTAATAAAAAAAGGATTAATTATTGGTATTAAAAAAGAAGAAATGACGGAAAATCATCAATTAATGCATGAAATATTAATCAAAGCAAGTGTGGAGGAATTAAAAGAAGCAAATGAAAAATATTTTAAGCTACAAAGTTATTTAAAAGGTGAAAAACCTGAAAGTCTCAATGTACCAAGTAGGACCTTGAGATATTGGAAATTCAAATATGTAGAAGCTGAAAAACTATATGGGAATGGGTATGCTGGTTTACTTCCGGCGAGACATAAGCAAGGAAATCGACTGAGAAAACTACCGCCACAAGTATTAGACCTCATAGATCTTCATATAGGGGAGGGATACGAAAATATTAGACAAAAAAATATGAGAACTGTACATAATTTACTTTCTAACGAATGTATTGAAAAAGGATTTTCACCACCAAGTTACATGACATTTTCTAAGGAAGTAAAAAAACGTCCAATACATGAGCAAACAAGAAAACGGAAAGGGACTAAAGGATCATATGACACAGAACAGTTTTATTTCGAATTATCTTTAACAACGCCTCGTCATGGGGATCGTCCTTTTGAAATATGTCATATAGATCATACAGAATTAGACATAGAATTGATATGTTCTACTACAAATAAAAATCTTGGTAGACCATGGATTACATTTTTAATTGATGCCTACTCTCGCAAAATATTGGCATTTTATTTAACATTCGACCCTCCAAGCTATCGATCTTGTTTGATGGTAATTAGAGAATGTGTAAGGATTCAATCTAGACTGCCTAGTCAATTAGTTGTAGATGGAGGAAAGGAATTTCAAAGTGTCTATTTTGAAACTCTACTTGCACGCTATAACGTTGAAAAAAAGAACCGACCAGGGGCTAAACCTCGATTCGGATCTGTAGTTGAGAGGCTTTTTGGGACTACTAATACCGTTTTTATCCATAACTTACTAGGGAATACAAAAATAATGAAGAATGTTCGAGAAGTTACAAAGAAAGTAAATCCTAAAAATAATGCTGTTTGGACTTTAGAGAAGTTATATGAAGCGCTGAGCACTTGGTCTTTTGATATTTACGATACAAAATTGCATTCTTCATTGGATGAATGTCCTAGAGATGCTTATTTGAATAGAATTGCTAAGACTGGAATGAGGGAATGCACATTTATTAGTTATGATGAAACATTTAAAATGATGACTTTACCTAGTACCAAAAAAGGAACAGCGAAAGTACAAACAGGTATGGGGGTAAAAATAAATAATTTTTATTACTGGTCAGATGCACTATTAAATCCCGAAATAGAGGGTAAACAAATCACAGTTAGGTATGATCCGTTTAATATGGGAATTGCTTATGCATATGTGAATAAATATTGGGTAAAATTACGTTCAGAATTTTTTATTATACTAGAAAATCGAACAGAAAAGGAAGTCAAAATGGCTTCAACTGAAATAAGAAGAAGGAAGAAGTTGAATGGCACAAACTCTTCGTTATCTGGCGCAGAAGTAGCTAGATTTTTAGAAAGTCTCGAAGGGGATGAAATCCTTCATAATCAAAGAGCTAAAGATCGGGCTTTAAAGTGTACGTTTGAAGTTATTGAAGGTGGGAAATCTTCTGGTAAGCAAACGTCATCTAATGTAAATCAAAAAAATAAAATATTGGATAAAAAGGGTATTGAATTAGTAAAAGATAAAGAGAATAAACATATTAAAAAAGCCGTAAACAACTTCGTATTATATGAGGAGTTTTAACGTTGAGTGAAAAATTATTTCCTATAAGTTTATTAAAAGGTCCAGTTGATGAAAGGATCCGATATTTTGAAAATTACGTTGTAGCTCATCCAACGTTAATAACAGCTTACAAAGAGTTATTAGAAAGAATTGATGTTACAAGTGATAATAATATTTTACTTGTTTATGGACCAAGTGGTGTGGGGAAATCGACTTTATTTTCCAAAATTATAAAACATATATATGAGGATAATACTGAGTTAATCCGTGAAGATAGAGGCTTTATTCCTGTCGTGGGTACAGAGGCGATTTCACCAGAAACCGGTATATTTGATTGGATAGATTTTTATACAAGGGCCCTCCATAGTGCAAATGAACCCTTAGTAGATCATAAAGTAAGTTTTGATGAGGCGGGGATCAAAAAGTCTGGCAGTATGCGTGCTTTAAGGCAATCACTTGAAAATGTTCTTAAGTATAGAAAAACAAAGGTTGTTTTGATCGACGAAGCTCAACATATGACAAAGTCGGTAGTGGGAGAAGTTTAATAAATCAAATGGATGCAATCAAATCATTAGCATCCACAAGTAGGGTGCCAATTATATTATTTGGAACTTATGGATTATTACAGTTCAGAAACTTAAGCGGTCAATTAAGTAGAAGGGGTATGGATGTGCATCTTCGTAGATATCGGGCCGAAATTGAGGAAGAAAAGGACGCTTTTATAAATGTTCTTTGGGTTTTTCAGAAACAAATCCCCTTAGTAGAAGAGCCTAATCTTGTAGAACATTGGGAATATTTTTATTCGAGAACCATTGGTTGTATAGGTATTTTAAAGGATTGGATATATAGAACATACAAAAACAAACTAAGAACGGATGAGTCAATTAGGACTTTGGATATTGATGACTTTAATAGGTTTGCTTTAACTCCTGATCAGTGTATTAAAATGGCTGCCGAAGTAATTGAGGAAGAAAAGAAAATTGATTCACTTGCACGTGAAAGTGAGCTCTACTCACTGCTAAATCTTAATAAAGTTGAAGAGAGTAAACAAAATATTGATAAAGAAAAGTCAAAAAGAAGAGTTGGAGAGAGAAAGCCAAAAAGGGATAGGGTAGGTTTAGATAATGATTTTGAAGAAGCTAAATAATGTAACTTTATAATTTTAGAATTGAAGGTATAAAATATATTAGTATAAAGGTTGTTAGTCATGAATAATAATTTAAATTTAGATGTACAACTATCCAAACGTAGTCGCCTATTTAATCTTAATCTAGAAGGAAATAATACGTTTGAGGTTGAAAGTTTAAGCAGCTATATTACAAGGTTAGCTAATTATCATTGCGTAGATGTTGGTAAACTTATGGAACTAGAAATTTCAAAGGGTTGGATAAAGAATATTTAGGAAAACTAATAAGAAAGAGAGCAACATCTTTCACAAAATACTTAAATGGTTTTTCGGATATCACTTTAGATTTTGTCCAAGCTTTAGAGTATTTAACTATTCAAGAGAATTTAATAAATACAACTTTATTAAATTGGAAAGGTTTAGTTTCCAAAGGATTAACCAAGGACAAAAGGAGTTGGTGTAGTAACTGTCTAGAAGAAGCGAAAAACAATTCTGATGTGATATATGAAAGACTTATTTGGTATATAAAGTATATCAATTTTTGTCCTAAACACTTTGTAAAACTAAATTCTATATGCCCGAAATGTAAAAATACTAATAGCATAATTGCTAGCAATACTAGACCAGGTTTTTGTTCAAAGTGCCAAAAGTGGTTAGGTGAAAATGTTATGGGAACAATAAAAATTAATGATTGGGAATTAAGTAAATTAAATAATGTGAAATCTTTAATTGAATATTTTCAGAAAAATAATAATGTGCCAACTAAATGGGTTACAGCTAGAATAATAAAAAATTCTATTGATGAATACAGCAATGGGAATATAAGTGAATTTGCACAGCGTTTTCAAATAGAAGGTTCAATGGTTCATAAATGGCAATCAGGCACACATTTTATTTCATTTGAGAAGCTATTACATTTTTCTTATTTTTTTAATATGCCTATAGAAGAGCTAATAGAATTTAAAAAGTAAATAAAAAAAATGTAAATAATTCTGCTATTCGTCTGTTTCGTAATAGAAGAAAAGTAGAAAAAGGTTTTAATCCAGAAAAGCTAAGGGAAGAATTATTTAGTATTTTAAGAAGTAATGAAGAACCGCCACCTAGTATGAATGAAATACTTTTCAGGCTAGACTGTACTCGTTATAGAGCATACCGATATGCAAACGATATTTGTAAAAAAATATCACAGAAAAGAGCGGATTACAATAATATGAAAAAAAAAGAGACACATGAAAAGATTTATCAAGAAATGCTCAAAGTAGTAAAGGAGATCATTGCAGAAGGAGATTATCCAACAGAAGGTAAAATCAAGAGGAGGGTTTCCTTTCCAATTTATTATAAGGAGTTGTATGCCGCAAGAGATAAAGTTTTTACTAGATTAAATATCTCTAAGAATAATAGCAAATAAATAAGTGGAATTCACATTTTGATTAGACAGAAGATTAGTAACCAAATAGATAATTTTAGTCATTTGTATTATCTTTAGTTGTAAATTATTTCAACAAACATTCTTTGATAAGGTAGAAAAGTAAAAAGTAAAATAATTATTTGTTAGGGGAAATACCACATACAAAGTCAAGGTAGTGAATGTGGGATATCTTTCGTTCTATACAGTCATTTTGGGTGCAGTAAAAACTATTAACTACATAAAAGTCAATATGAAGTGGCAATAATTAAAGTGCGTATGTTATAATAAAAGCATATAATTATTATTTAAAATTAAATTAAAAATGAGAAGTCCATCGGACCGTAGGAGAACACTAAATTTGTGTCTTAAGGGTATCCGGCGGACTTTTTTATGTTAAAACAAAAAAAGAGTAAGATGAGTTATTTAAGTAATGAACATAGTCAGTTTGATTATAATATTCTGTATTCTAAAGAGAATTTAATTTACCAAAAAGTTACATTACTAAGTTGGCACCGCTAGTAACGGAACAGGGAATATTTAAGCTAAAGGAAAGAATAGACGTGTGGAAGCAAGTTAAAGAAGGAATAAGCTTGTTATTGTCCACTGGAATATCAATAAGATAACACTTAACAACAATTAGATGAAGATTTCGAGGGGCTAGTATTTTTGCATGATAAGGCTTCGGTATGTATAGTTAATCAGCTACAAGTCATATCATTGCCTAAAGTTTAGTTCGGCAGCATATCATTGCCTAAAGTTTACTATGCAGATACAAATTTCCAATACTTTTTAGTGTGATAGGTATTGATGAAATGAGATCCCTCTAAATGATTTAAATGTACCAAGGGCTGGCAACGATATGGTTTAACGTTTGGCAATTATATGCTTTAAGTCACAAGCCGTGTCAGGCTACGCGGTTGTTTTTATAAGCAGAAAAAATCGTTTTCAAATTTTTGTTTTAGCATTAACGTTTCTTTATTATATTTTCCGTTACGTGGCGTTACATTTTCGTAATCTTTTAAAATAAATTCACCTCGTTTTTTCTTAGAAGGTACCCTTAAATAGGGTGCTATAGCTCTTAGTATAGTAAAGACTGTTTCTTTACTTTTGATTACTAATGAATAAGAATTTTTATGCTTACTTGGCTTATAATTTTTTTATTACTTATACAACCACCGGTTAATTCTTGTACATAGGTTAATAGCTCAAGGTCTGTAGAGGCAATAGAAATTACTTGCCTGCGATTATGGGTGTTATTCATTTTGGTTAGTGTAATTGTCCCCTCACCATCAATAATCCCGGCTAAGTAAGCGGCTTCAATATTATTCAAAGCTAAAGTCCTCCTTTAAAGAATAAATAGGAACGTTTGTTCTATTTTTATTATGAATGAAAAATATTTATTTTTCAATAGATTTAACCTTTATTAAACCCCTAAAACTTTAACTCCTAAAGTTTTAGGGGTTTATTTTCTTAATATTCTAAAAAAAACCAAGGTTTAAGTAAAGAACGCCAATTGTGAGAGTATTTTTAGTGGTGATAAAATTTTAATGGGCAAAGAAAATGCCTATTCATTTGTGAAAGCGCTTTATAAATGCAGAAATCTTTATATCGAAAGGAATGAGGACGAAGGAGTGAATGGCGACAATTTCAAAAAAATGAAATGGAGAGTGGTGTCATAGTGAAAAAAGCGACTTTGTTATTTTTTAGTTGGTTATTGGTGTTTAGCAGTCTAGTTCCTTCTATCGGTCATTCAGTTGCTAGTGCAGAGGATGCCCCTCATCGGTACCATGTAGATTCTGTTTTGGCTAGTGTCCATGATGGTAATGTCCCAGAAAATACGCTTGATGATGATTTAGGAACAAGGTGGTCTGCTCAAGGAGAAGGAGAGTGGATCCAGTATGATTTAGGTAGAGTGGAAGAACTAGGCTATTTAGGGGTTGCTTTTCATAGTGGTAATGTACGTAAGTCTACGATCGGTGTTGAATTGTCTGTTGATGGCTCAGAATGGTCCAAGGTCGTTAGTCAATTTGAAAGCAGCGGGGAAAGCATTAATTTAGAATTAGTAGATTTTGACGACCAAACAGCAAGATATGTTAGGATTATTGGCTACGGAAACTCCAGCAATGCTTGGAATAGCCTGACTGCTGTTCATATTTATGCACCCGGTGAACCAGTAGTTGAACAATTAACAGTTCTCGATCCAGGTCCCAAGCCTGATGCAAAACCTTTTACAAAAGCAGGTTTATATTATCCAGATGAAACTGAATATGTTCCACACACTCCGAATGCTGTCACAGGAGTAACGTTAAATGTGTTAGATTTCGGAGCAGATACACAAGATAGTGACCATGATGATACGCCTGCCATTATTGCGGCGATTGAAGCAGCTCAACCAGGAGATGAGGTCTATTTTCCGAACGGTATCTATAATTTAAGAGGAACGATGCCGAACGATCATACATCCCATTTTTACTTAAAAAATGGAGTAAACCTAAGAGGCCAAAGTGAAAAAGGTGTAAAACTCGTATCTCACTTTGATGTCAAAGAGGTGCCTAATAGTAAGGTTATTACTTCCTATGGGAGACATGATGTAGTTGTCTCTAATTTAACGATTACCTCTACGTTCGATGGTGCTTATTCAGAAAATCCTAGTGTAAATAATCCAGAACGTGGAGGTCCAGGGTATGGAATTTTTATAGCAGATTTCGCAGGTCAAGCCTCTCATCATATTACGATTGATCAGGTAACCATTGAGAAATTTCAACGAATGGGCATTCGCATTGAAAAGAGTAATCGAGTAGTCGTTGAAAACTCTACATTCCGAAACGCTACCGATGTTGGTGGTGGAGGAGCCGGTTATGGTGTAACGATCCAAGGAATTCAAGGGATTGACCGATTAGGCCATGCCAATGATACGTATTTTAATGTGGTAAGAAACAATAGTTTTGAAGGTCCATATATGAGACATGGAACACTAATTCAAAATTTTGCCCATAACAATCTAGTTGACGGAAACAAGTATAAAGATAATATTCATGATGCAATTGATTTACATGGACAAGGCGAATATTTAAATGAGGTGCGGAATAATCGAGTCGACGGAGTGATTCGAGGTGGTATTGGGGTAGGAAATACAGGGGGAACAGCTCCAAACTCCCATTCTGCTTCAGGGGAAGGGAATTACATTCACCACAATACATTAACGAATACTCGTGATGGTATTACTGTCATTATGGGATCTCCAGGAACCGTCATCGAGAAAAATACGATTGTGAATACTCGCGGACCGGCAAATTCAAAAGGGATTTATTTGCTAAATGCCCCGCGCACCGTAGTAAAAGATAACACGATTGTAAATAACCGTGCTTCAGGTTTCTGGGCAATTTATATTGCAGAAGATCTGGGAGATAGAAATAATAACAACAAAGGTGCCGGAATTCCAGAAGATATTACGGTTATTAATAATAAAATTGTTAATAGTACGAATGGG includes:
- a CDS encoding TniQ family protein produces the protein MSVNISFSERSQLYNVEPIGIGTANVESLTGYISRISNLHCFKTGDLISKVITPIVHKNYLSSIAERGGDGFYKSAAAINGTCNLAQDFVNVLERLTTRDDLRAITLLNISHLVPTRGLLRKTKAWCPRCYHQDTTNNEVVYERLLWNFQAVSVCVYHDQKLSFHCPCCDNTIPVITRNSRAGFCSNCETWLGGDQVKAIEEELSIAAKRPVILISEILSTQFFWFDVEKNRCNSISSSLSYYIKKYFNDDKSKAAKYIGVPKSTFTGWYKGESLPQIKSLVLICMKLGVTIVEFLQRSEAHINTTNIDISMPEGSEKVRYDHVKIKGILEGIIENCTPISVKKVAELIGCDRKLLYVKYREVCEVIKNNYIEHLQKRKKNEIRRN
- a CDS encoding TnsA endonuclease N-terminal domain-containing protein, producing the protein MMIADIESFFRNNNLPVETQNMIISIRNSEPARRVRSNGKNVTGFYPSKKMGVTIQFESHKLELCAIYEKEFDEKVLEYYDQPQSFPINYMVNGKKRGHRYTADFFVISTDFIGWEEWKMEKDMEKLSEKYPERYNLDENGKWRCPPAEQHANQFGLAFRVRTSNEINWTLQRNLRFLEDYLYQDNPYVLSDIKELVLGLVAEKPELTLDNLLTKHSVFTADDVYTLIALGDIYVDLETYLITDFDKFPLFINKEIANAVINIKQSNVDNDKSEPLLLKLNIGNQLNWNGRNWAIINVGEETVTLLSETEDIINLKYPTFKDLIKKGLIIGIKKEEMTENHQLMHEILIKASVEELKEANEKYFKLQSYLKGEKPESLNVPSRTLRYWKFKYVEAEKLYGNGYAGLLPARHKQGNRLRKLPPQVLDLIDLHIGEGYENIRQKNMRTVHNLLSNECIEKGFSPPSYMTFSKEVKKRPIHEQTRKRKGTKGSYDTEQFYFELSLTTPRHGDRPFEICHIDHTELDIELICSTTNKNLGRPWITFLIDAYSRKILAFYLTFDPPSYRSCLMVIRECVRIQSRLPSQLVVDGGKEFQSVYFETLLARYNVEKKNRPGAKPRFGSVVERLFGTTNTVFIHNLLGNTKIMKNVREVTKKVNPKNNAVWTLEKLYEALSTWSFDIYDTKLHSSLDECPRDAYLNRIAKTGMRECTFISYDETFKMMTLPSTKKGTAKVQTGMGVKINNFYYWSDALLNPEIEGKQITVRYDPFNMGIAYAYVNKYWVKLRSEFFIILENRTEKEVKMASTEIRRRKKLNGTNSSLSGAEVARFLESLEGDEILHNQRAKDRALKCTFEVIEGGKSSGKQTSSNVNQKNKILDKKGIELVKDKENKHIKKAVNNFVLYEEF
- a CDS encoding TniB family NTP-binding protein, translated to MSEKLFPISLLKGPVDERIRYFENYVVAHPTLITAYKELLERIDVTSDNNILLVYGPSGVGKSTLFSKIIKHIYEDNTELIREDRGFIPVVGTEAISPETGIFDWIDFYTRALHSANEPLVDHKVSFDEAGIKKSGSMRALRQSLENVLKYRKTKVVLIDEAQHMTKSVVGEV
- a CDS encoding TniQ family protein, which encodes MDKEYLGKLIRKRATSFTKYLNGFSDITLDFVQALEYLTIQENLINTTLLNWKGLVSKGLTKDKRSWCSNCLEEAKNNSDVIYERLIWYIKYINFCPKHFVKLNSICPKCKNTNSIIASNTRPGFCSKCQKWLGENVMGTIKINDWELSKLNNVKSLIEYFQKNNNVPTKWVTARIIKNSIDEYSNGNISEFAQRFQIEGSMVHKWQSGTHFISFEKLLHFSYFFNMPIEELIEFKK
- a CDS encoding LAGLIDADG family homing endonuclease, which produces MNNIEAAYLAGIIDGEGTITLTKMNNTHNRRQVISIASTDLELLTYVQELTGGCISNKKIISQVSIKILIH
- a CDS encoding right-handed parallel beta-helix repeat-containing protein, whose amino-acid sequence is MKKATLLFFSWLLVFSSLVPSIGHSVASAEDAPHRYHVDSVLASVHDGNVPENTLDDDLGTRWSAQGEGEWIQYDLGRVEELGYLGVAFHSGNVRKSTIGVELSVDGSEWSKVVSQFESSGESINLELVDFDDQTARYVRIIGYGNSSNAWNSLTAVHIYAPGEPVVEQLTVLDPGPKPDAKPFTKAGLYYPDETEYVPHTPNAVTGVTLNVLDFGADTQDSDHDDTPAIIAAIEAAQPGDEVYFPNGIYNLRGTMPNDHTSHFYLKNGVNLRGQSEKGVKLVSHFDVKEVPNSKVITSYGRHDVVVSNLTITSTFDGAYSENPSVNNPERGGPGYGIFIADFAGQASHHITIDQVTIEKFQRMGIRIEKSNRVVVENSTFRNATDVGGGGAGYGVTIQGIQGIDRLGHANDTYFNVVRNNSFEGPYMRHGTLIQNFAHNNLVDGNKYKDNIHDAIDLHGQGEYLNEVRNNRVDGVIRGGIGVGNTGGTAPNSHSASGEGNYIHHNTLTNTRDGITVIMGSPGTVIEKNTIVNTRGPANSKGIYLLNAPRTVVKDNTIVNNRASGFWAIYIAEDLGDRNNNNKGAGIPEDITVINNKIVNSTNGIRIEAGKRITVENNLLQNISGEEFVYLINEEDEKEVINVALNPTDDAKVDIQSPDSNYGVYNQDLLSNVNFYKYFNIKSNSSKTTGRVAYFKYDLSDINEISSAAFQLTGKTGSNTTSVELAVFAILENNWDEETITWNNAPNLADNVVEVTGVDETAFYIGSFTVDQADNAEYSVDVTEFVKMRTMKSVS